ttttagtaccggtcggtgtttgaagcgtcccctcataagagaagacttaaatgtgatacaaagcaccagtcccaggaggctgatgccacatttattacatcagatggttcaaaaccgtacaaactttggaggacactcgatacagatgataataataattaaccaagctatgacgtaacaccagaccgcaaaccacatggggtctaccacgggctcagagtactgcgacaacggaggcatctcgacagggctggttccacaggcaaggttgggtgtagaacggtaaccctactcggcgtcgtctggtacgaagtctgggtcttcttctgtaaaaagtaaaagtggggtgagtacaaacgtactcagcaagtccaaccacacccacggagggggttataacagaataatatgcataggtaaatcaaggataaggttacggttttaTTTGCAGAAagacgacattttatgcaggggtttattttacagaaaaccttttagaaatcagtttttgcattaacacggagttcaggttttaaaactgctaccggactccccgtccgtcgtagcacacggcacaactgccggacacaatttcaaaacaactcacaccagcccatcccaatgaaatactagttatgtgaccacaccgtaactcgcccaataccgtgggcacggactattcgaatagattcttaactctgcagaggtatgcaactttacccacaagtagtataccacaactcgaacaccgtcgtgtcggtatagatcccaacatagccattacccaccatagctaagcctgactagccatcgcgggattcaccaaggggtcatcgacctatctctgaggtataaccggggtataagtcacactgagcatatcccttttccttggtcacccgttgctctcagccctcctgatggctatcacaccaactagtgggatttatgctacgccgttgcccatacaacggtcgagtggtttgcacaatAGTGGAGTTAgatgagatgacacaccaactcggtccttagacacgacaagatggatatctcccttcttgctctgccacacaggcacaagcacaccaatcggcaaatcacacagaaatgccgtccatcccgtctgGACACACTtttcaaaaacaccacatttatcccatcccatacgcacgcattttctttataaaaggAATCGTaatatgagtaaagtcctaagcattctagtatCGATTAATGTttaagcaaaatcagacattaatctaggtggtcaaggaaatggtcatcacaaatcaaggggtggctatccaaccgtgttttcatgcaagcaaaacttaTGCAATGTTATAAATCAGGCcgttgggttgtgtttataaaactaggacagaaacatgcatcaaaggatggaattgaacttgccgtcttcgtagccttcggggaggtcctgtccttcgagctcggggtcgcggaactagtcctcgttctcctgctcacagtacggctcgttgacaggttctccttcgttcacttcATGGTCTACAACgtatacaaacaagcacacaatcaatactTTAGAAAACGAGGacttatcgttgagctcgaatcggaaacacatgaaatatagagtaTAGAGTGATATTTCCAAGTGGTTTCTGAATGACATGGTCAAGACTGGGTTAAATTAggcatggtaaagtttcggtTTGATCCGGGGTTGTttggtacatgaaatgataggtttagtAAAGGTTTGTTGCCGGACAAGGGGTCGGGCTTAGTTGTAATTATTCTTGAGGAGGTAGGGGCCTGGTtgcaatttctagaaatatctaGACTATTTCGGGAAGGGTTAAGGGCATAATTAGAATTACGTTTATATGTGGAAgggatttattttgaaatatggTAAAGGGCAGGGTCTCCTTTGCAAATGGTACAAAAGGTGGGAGGACTCttagaaaaaaggaaagaaggtCAGGGGCCTTTGGGCAAAACTGCCctgccttcttcctcttcccccgtgctggaaaacagaggagcggggagggctcgccggcggcggcccgaccgGCTGCTCTGGGCGCGGATGTGGCCTCGGGGTTAGGGGAAAATGGGGAGCGGGGCGAGAGGACCTGGTCCCCTGCCGCGGCTCGTCCTGCGGCGGCCTGCAGTGGCCTAGCCACGGTGGCCGGCGACattaggcggcggcggtgcttggCCGGTGGCCCTGGGCCATGATAGTGGATGGGGGAAGGGGAAAAACGAAGTGGAGAGGTGTGGGGTCCGATCCCCGGCTTCACCTTGAGCTGAAGTGGCGTGTGAGGGCGGATCGACGAGGCGGCGGTGATGGAGGagctaggcggcggcgctgcgagctAGGTGTGGGGGCCGGAGGTGGTGGGGATGGCTGTGGGGTGGTGAAGCGGCGTCGGggtgccttttataggcgagctaGGTCGGTGGAGGGGtgggcgcgccggcgagcggcgacacGGGCGCTGTGCAGCACTGGCGGGGCGTCAACGGCGGGGCGCGCTTGCGTGCGGGCGACGAGGTGATGCGACGCCTCGGCGCAGGCGTCGACCGTCGCAGGTGGCGCTGTGCGGAGGTCGCCGGTGCTGTGGGCGAGTAcgggcgagcgggaccggcgGCGTGGTTCGGTCGGtgccgcggcgtggcgtgggcgcgcgcacggcTCGGGTCGCGGGGCTGCCTTGCAACGCGTGGGAACAGGGAGTAGGGAGGTGGTGGTGTGAGCACGcacaggcggcggcgtggctcgtCTCCGCGGCCGGCGTTGTGGTGGGCCCCGGGCCTGCGTGTGCGCGGGCGTTCGCGTGGGCACGGCCCGGGGGCGGTGTGCGCGGCGAGCCgcgggcggccggggcgcgggACTGCCCCTGTGGGCGCGTGTGGCAGGGGCAACGTTGAGCTGGTGCGGTCGGCGGAGCAGGAGGGGCagtgcggccgggcggcgctcgggagcagagagggaggaggggccgagcgcgcggggtaggaggaaggagagagagaaaagaaaagaggaaaagaaaatgggaaaaagaaaagaaaaagagaaaaagaaaaaggagaggagagggaaatggagagagagaaagggcgGGATTCGCGCCGACGCGATgcggccccggccggccacgcgcAACGGTCGCGTGCGTCGAGTGCAGGCGGGAGTCGCGGCGTGGTCTACggctggtcggccacgcgcgcgtcGCGCGCAGAGGAGGATGGGACAACGGGTGTTCGGGACAGAGAAATGGTCTCGGAAtttggggtttagggttttaggaCGACGAAACACAACTTTagtgcatgatttattttagtcaattttcgggatgttacagtgttgtcaattttcgggatgttacagtgttaccggccggtactaaaatggtgcGTCCATTTTAGTACAGGCcggtaacaccgaccggtactaaaatacAACATTTAGTATTGGCCGGTGGCTTGGCCCAGTACTAAATTGGCTCTGAGGGCTTTCAAATTTGGACCCGATACTAAAATAGCATCAGGACAAATTTAGTACTGGATCAAATTACAACCGGTACAAACAGCCAGATACGAATGAGATATTTTCTGGTAGTGTACCCGTGTAGCAGGATCACGTGGCTCACAGCGTCCACGAATCACCTCAGAATAGATCCAGAAGAGATGGGTGCCTCACAGCCCAACttgttttttaaaatttttaaattaAAATTATATACAATTAAAATCCGATTTTTTTAGGTCCGCTTCTTAAATTATCTAACGGGCTTTTAGACCTTTACCTCCCTGGTGATGCATGGACACCCTGTCATTCCAAAATAGTTGGATCGGTCTGCACTACTACTCTTCGTACTCGACACGACGGTGCACATGTAAGTTCAAAGggtgcaagaaaaaaaaaacaaagcacGCACGGGACGCAAAGGGGGGCGACCAGCCAAACGTGCACCGCTGAAACACAacggagggaaggaggagaggaggcggcagcggcggaaaAGACAGCAAACCATTTTCACCGGCCAGCACTCTTCGCACCCGAGCGCAGGAGCCCCTGACCGGCGGGGCCGTCCGCTAGTTGGGACCACACGTCGGTAGGTCGAGGGACTGGCATGTGCCGCAGGTGCGAGTGCGGTCAATGCCGCGCCGACCCGCACCCACCCACCAGCGGGCAGCTCTGTGCGAGGTGGGCCCGGTTCGGGGTGCGGTGCGGGGCGCACAAAAAGATTCGCGGCCACGCGTCGCCGCCTCCGCGAGGGCGCGCGGCGTCGCGTCCGCACGCTGTGGGGACCTGTGGGGTTTTCGCCACTTTTGCACGGACGCCCTGGTCGACCCTGGAATATTCTGGAGCATCGTATATTCTGGACCGTAAATTAATATACTCCGCGATGGAGTCGCACTCTCCGATTGAGCCTAGTATTGCACACTCAATCATATTCCTTATGACAGCCATACACATTTTATTGATATTGGTCCATCCTTTTGTTCTCGAGATCATATGCTATTTTTAAGAGAGCATAATCCCTCTACTTTTTCTACTACACATCATTAGTATCCTTTGACTTTCTCACTGGTGCCGGTGGCTCAGTGGGACACGATTCGGTGAGGATCCAATCCACCTGGCCACAAATGAATGCTAgatcaattttttttcctccatTCATCGTAGTTATCTCCTTTTAGCATCAGGATACCTTTGACGCAGCTTATCAAGTACACCCCTCCTGAAATGACAATAAAAGTGAGAACACTCGTCATCGTTAATCAAAGATGTCCGCGAACCGAGTTGACTTGCTACtggttttattatatatttatatctcTTCCCTAAAAATTATAGCTACACTTTGGCAATTGGTATTCATATATTGATTTATGGTTTACATTTTTCTAGGGCATATGATAAACAGTACTCCAATTGTTATAAAAAATCAATTTATTTGTTCGTTCCATAAGTTATTAGTGCGAAAGCACCCAGAGACGCAAATAAAATGCTTCAAGAAATACAAATGAAAAGAACCTGAAAGTAAGAAGAATAGCTGAGTTGCAAAGTTGCTATTGATGTATATGAGGTACTGAGGTTGTAATCCTTCTTCTCTTATCTTCTTaacatttatttttaaaaagatTTACCTTCTTACTAAAAACAAGTCTATAGTATCATCTTAATTTTAGGTTCTTAATATTTTAGTTATCAATATGATAGCAAATTATGCAAACATTTTTGTTATTGTGTCCAAAGATCAATTCATTGTGGGTCTAGGGGGCACAATCCCCCCACATAACAAACAATTCTCGCTATTCGGCTGCTCTACACAGCGCTGCCACTACAATACTATGTGACAGGAGAAAAAGCAGCTGTGATGCGCTAAATCCTAAGCAGTCGTTCAGGATGTCCACGGCCACCTCCACTTTCCGGACACGTCACCACGGATCACGACGGAGGGGAGCGTTTCTTGAAGTTTGTTGGTTTATTAGGGTTtagagtttagggtttaggatTTAAGATTAGCACCTCCACTTCCCCGACACCTCACCACGGATCACGACGGAGGAAAGTGTTTCTTGAAGTTCGTTGGTTTATTAGGGTTTAGGATTTAGGATTTAAGGTTAGCACTGTAGCTGCAACGGCAACAAGCGGCAACAAAAGCAGTACAGCATAGAGGGCTACAGTGCTCCATGAGAGAAGCCTGCAGGCGCGGCATCGCATCTACTTTTTCGCCTCTCATAGAGTACTATACTGGTAGCGCTGTATAGGACAGCCGAACAGCGGGAATTGTTTGTtggtggaggggggaggggaggggattgTGCCCCCCCTAAGCCCCCATTGAATTGATCTTTGGACACAACAACAAAAATGTCGGCATAGTTTGCTATCACATTGATAACTAAAATATTAAGGACCTAAAATTAATTAAGATGATACTATAGACTTGTTTTTAGTAAATAAATCCGTAATATATTGTCTTAATACTCCCTATGTGAAACAATTTGTCTATCCTCTATATCTACCATCTCATTCTTTTTTTACCAAGTGATGACTATTGTATCTTATTTTTGTAGCTTTATCTAAATTATTTTATTCCCAAATATCACATCTGACACAAAATAACAATCTCATGTATTACGCCATCAATGAGTCCTTTTTACATCAGCCCATTCCTTCTCAGCTCTATTAAAATGCCGTCCAGGCGCCCTCCGCCCTCACGCATGCTCACTGTGTTTTTACTACGAGCAGTTGTAATCTTTGACAAAGGTTAGTGCATTTTTACAAATACAACCCGTTTTTTTAGAGTTTCTATCCAAAATAACATTGTTCCGTCATCTATAATTTTTTACACATAACATGATGAATAAGCACCATGAGCTAGATTTAGCCATCTATGATTTTTTGAGTTTTGCAGTGTTTTCACATCAACCATGGGGTAAGGTGATTTTAATTTGCAGAAGAGTGAGACACCAGAATCATATTCGTACCCCCTCCATATATGATTTAGAAGTCATTTAGGATATGATTTGTGCATATCAAGGAGTGAATAATTAGGGATTAgtttttcttgtttatttttATTAAATAGGGTGGCGAGTGCATTGTAACATCAAAACGCATGCAACTCAGATTGGTTTGTGCAGCTTGTCCTGGGCTGGAGGGTGCCGGTTCGATTCTCTGGTGGAGCTTTTGGGGACGCTGAGCGGCGATATTATAATGCACACAGGGGCCAATTTGGATTGTGCTAGCACAATTAGCATAAAAATTTTGACAAATAATTAgaaatactaaataaaggtaatttacaaaactaactccataaCGCTGCGCtattttgcgagacgaatctagtaTTTgatcgcgcgattagaggatggttactgtagtatcactgtagccaatcatcgattaattactgtcattagattcatcgtgaaaaattacaaccatccataaaaaatttttgcaaataaactttgtttaatactccatgcatatgagatttttttttaagaatCGTGTGTTGTAGTTGTGATAGCAAACCAAACAGCGCCAGAGTCGAGCGGTCCTTTGCGCAAGATGAGTTTGACGCCAGAACGACTCCTAAATATCgtatacggagggagtacatgagTTGGCTGTGATTTTCCAGATCTAAATATCTCCGCGCAGGCAAGCTAGCCCGGCAGGCAGGCCCGCGTGCTCAcccccgcccctcccctcccctcggcCTCCGTGCTCCCTCGCCGAACCCACCCCGGGCTCCGGCTCAACCGCAGCCGAAGCAACGCGGGGCGCTCCCCACCCCagatccggcgccgccgccacgctccgCTGCCCTgccccccctcctctcctcacCTGCGCGATCTGATGCGCCCCCACGCGGTCGCCAGGTAAACAAGCCTCGCACTCCGATTAATTTACTTAACCGCCGCTATTAATACGCCAACCCGTGTCTCTTTCtcccccacctcctcctccgagaCCGGCCCAGATCTCTCTCGACCCCGAACCCCCCAATCCCTCCTCCATGCTGCTCCGGATCGCTTGTTGATCGCTTGttgttgttttgttttttttcccgcTTCTCTGGGATCAGCGGCGATGCGGTGCAAGCTTAACTCGTCGGTGTACAAGCGCGTGCCGTCCAGGGAGGCCGCCATGGAGCCCGACGTCGAGACGCCGAGTTCGTACACGCtatcccctccccttccccatTTCTCCTGCCCGCAAATTTAAGGGTGAGATTTTGAATCCCGGTCTCTCCATTTCCCGGCCGCAGTGAGGGTGACGACGGACGCCGTCGCGGGCCCGTCGTGGCGCATGTCGCTGCCGCACGTCTGCGTCGCCACGCTCACCTCGTTCCTCTTCGGATACCACTCCGGGTGCGTGCGTGCGCTCTCCACGTTTTTCCACTCTCCGTCGTGATTGCTCTGCCGCCCCTCATCTCAAACTCGTGCTTGTTTGGTGCCGTGACTGTGATGACGCAGGGTGGTCAATGAGCCCCTGGAGAGCATCTCCGCCGACCTTGGCTTCTCCGGCAACACTCTTGCTGAAGGTACCGTCCATTCCTCGCCCCTGCTAATATTGGTGgcttttcttcaatttttgATTATTCAAGTTGTGCTTGTGCCTCTGCTGGGTGCAGGACTCGTGGTGAGCATCTGCTTGGGCGGAGCCTTTATCGGGTGCCTGTTCAGCGGCTCCGTCGCTGATGGaatcgggcgccgccgtgcgtTCCAGCTCAGTGCACTTCCCATGATCATTGGTGCTGCCATAAGGTGACATCACGTGCTAGTTGATTTGTCTTCCCCTTTCCACAAAATCCTTGTCTCTGTAGTTTGGTCGGTTTAATGCTGTATTAAATTGCCACTTGCTAGCATTCCTTGTTCTTATGGTGGCTGGAGTCAGCATACAAAATTGATTGCTTTTGTGTTAAAAAAAACCTAAATATTGCTTAGTGGCAACATGAGGGGACTGGCTGACTGGTGACCTGTTGTAGTGGTGCTGATGGTACTTTTAGAATTGCTGAAAAGTTAAATTATGGGTTCAACAACTCCaatcctttttatttttctgagcaCGTGGCTGGAGTAACAAATGGCAGCTCCAAGGGTACATCCTTCTGCAGAAATTTGAATCTTTGTGCTGTTAGGACTTAGATGATGTAAAATGAATGTTATGGTCCGTAGCAATTATGTGGGATTGGCTGGAATAAGGTGACTGGCTGACTGGTGACCTGGTCTATTGTGGGTTAACAACTCTTACCTTTTCTTTAACGGGGCATGATGGATTTACCTGCGAAATTGACCcatctgcaatttttttttataacttCCTTAATACTTAGAAGAACCAAGTATGTGATGGTTCTGTGGCCTTTATGTTCAAGTGGGATATCTTGTAATTTTCACAATGCAAATGTGATGGTCCTATATCATATCTGGCATTCCGGGGTTCACAAGACATGCTAAGGTGTCTTGGGTTTACCATTTTGTTCTCAGCTtcgttgtgtaattatatgttCTATTCTATATGCCCTGACAATGAATTTATGTGATACCATATGGCATTGAATGTTATGTTCTCTGCCCTCCTTCAAGTTACTTAATAATACTGCATTCTAAAATCTAAATTGCACTTCAAGGGGATCAAGAATGTTATGATGCACGAAAGAAGTGTATTAGATTGCATCAATGATGGTTGCATGTACTACTGTTCTGCAATTAAAGGAACCATGTATGGTCAGAGTATTTGTTTATGTTACTTCATATCTGTCTCGTTTGAATGATTCTGATGAATAAACAATCTGCAGTGCTCTCACCAATAGTTTGGAGGGTATGCTTCTAGGAAGATTTTTGGTTGGAACAGGGATGGGATTGGGCCCACCAGTAGCTTCACTATATATAACAGAGGTATGTAGCTGGTGGTTTTAATCAATAAGTGATTGATACTGTAGATTTTAACTACAACTTTCTTTATCCCCTGAAGGAAATTTTGATATAGTTCATCTTTGTTCACATTCACCTCTGATGGAATGCAGGTTTCTCCTCCTACAGTGAGGGGCACATATGGCAGCTTTGTTCAGATTGCGACCTGTCTTGGGATCATTGTATCGCTCCTAATTGGTACACCTGTTAAAGATATTGATAGATGGTCAGAGACTTTCTGCTGTAGTCCTTTGCGTGCCTGTTGAAGTTGATCTGTGTGAAATCCATCTGTACTAATGTTGTTGTTGCTTTCGGCAGGTGGAGAGTATGTTTCTGGGTTGCAGCTATACCAGCAACTTTACAAGCTCTTGCTATGGAGTTCTGTGCCGAGAGCCCCCAGTGGCTATATAAGGTGCATTTACTTTGGGCCACTGCTGGTTCTTTACATCTGATTTATCAAGTCAAACATGCATATGTGCTCCTTTTACCTCCCATATTGGTGGGGCTGTTTTTACTTTCTTGTTCCTGTTAAAGAGTTTAGGTTGCAGTATACCATGTGTTTGCAAACCATGGATCTGTATCTCAGGTTGCTTTAATACTTCATGAAGGACTGCACAATGGTGATAATTTGATATACGATGGATTGACAAGGCCACTAACTGTATGCATGAATTGATGTTCAGGAAGTTTACAGAATGATTTGATGAAACCTGTTCTTCTATGCAGTGTGGAAGAACAATTGAAGCAGAGATGCAATTCGAAAAGCTTCTAGGCCCCCTTCATGTAGAATCAGCCATGGCAGAACTTTCTAGATCTGA
This window of the Panicum virgatum strain AP13 chromosome 1K, P.virgatum_v5, whole genome shotgun sequence genome carries:
- the LOC120697671 gene encoding probable plastidic glucose transporter 2, which gives rise to MRCKLNSSVYKRVPSREAAMEPDVETPMRVTTDAVAGPSWRMSLPHVCVATLTSFLFGYHSGVVNEPLESISADLGFSGNTLAEGLVVSICLGGAFIGCLFSGSVADGIGRRRAFQLSALPMIIGAAISALTNSLEGMLLGRFLVGTGMGLGPPVASLYITEVSPPTVRGTYGSFVQIATCLGIIVSLLIGTPVKDIDRWWRVCFWVAAIPATLQALAMEFCAESPQWLYKCGRTIEAEMQFEKLLGPLHVESAMAELSRSERDDGGSVKYSELFYGRHFNVVFIGAVLFALQQLSGINSVFYFSSTVFRGVGVPANLANISMGISNLSGSIIAMVLMDKLGRKMLLSGSFLGMAFAMGLQAVGANRQYLGSTSVYLSVGGMLLFVLSFSLGAGPVPGLLLPEIFPNKIRAKAVALCMSVHWIVNFFVSLLFLRLLEQLGPQVLYTIFSSVCVVAAIFVRRHVLETKGKTLQEIEVSLLQAQ